The DNA window TCCGTCTCAGTGCAATACCCGGCAAGGGTTTTCGTAAAGCAGCTAGTTGGAAAGCAACGCGGAAGTTACTCACTCGTCGTAACTATTTTTTGGGACTTTTTACACAGAAGGGACAATATAAGAAGCAATAAGTTGTTGTAGAAGCTGCTCAGTACTAAAAGGTTGCTCCGCGTGCATGTTCTAAGTGGTGGAATCGTTGTGCTAAGAAGaacgtttaaatatttgtttgaataCCGTTTGTGGAATAATTATTAACCTAAAGTTACAGTAAGGTTAGGTATTGTGCAACAGTGAAAAGACACCAAAAAGAACATAATCGCCTCCTCATACGGTGGtacaaattggaaaaaaattcttcaattaaTGTACCGAGTGGAATGTGTTATTGCTGAAgtatttttaccaaaatccGTATGCTACTCCACACAACCGCACCAAGATGTCGTTAACAACACCGAACTTAATGTTTCATACAATGTTTCTGATTGGGAACTTTACGAATTACAACGGAGAAGGtaaattggaaaacttttaaacTCAACCAACGAGATGATTGATTTGAGGTAACTTATCTCAAAAAAACTTCAGGATGCTTTGGAATGTTTGGATGCTATCCTATCAACTCACCCTGGACCAGTGCAAGACGTCCGATAGCATTGTTTCCCCAGTCTCCAGAGGAACTCGGTGTTAGATTTGTGTTTTTCAATTCTCAAAACAGAGGAATACCGCAACATCTCAACCAATATTCCCACTATCTGGACATGCCAGAGATCATTAACGAGGCGAATATCAATCCAACCAAAACGGTCTATTTCATATCGCACGGATTCCTGGAGAAGGGAGCTACCAAATGGGTATGGATGTGGAGTTGcgtgaaatgtttcaacttttaatttttatttgcttttaacCTACAAATGTTCGTTACTAGATCGAAACAATGATGAATCGACTGTTGGACAGAGATCCGGAATCTACCGTCATTGTTATCGATTGGGGTTTAGGGTCCAATCCACCGTACAATCAAGCAGTTGCAAATATAAGATTGGTTGGAAATATTGCTGCACACTTCATTAAAATGATGAAGGTAAGAAGGTGACTTTGAAAGAATTGTGATGAGATCTTTTAACGAATTCCGTTTCTTGTcggttttgatttcttttccgcAGGAACAACTCAATATGGATAATCTAGATAATGTGCACATGATCGGCCATTCACTCGGTGCCCATTTGTCGGGCTACACTGGTTCGACGTTGAGGAATGATCTCGAGCAAGGATTGATCGGTAGAATCACAGGTCTAGATCCGGCCGAGCTAGCATTCACCGAGACGGACGTGCTGGTACGCCTGGATCCGAGTGATGCACAGTTCGTGGATATAGTGCACAGTGACGCAACACCGTTCGTGCCGAAGATCGGGCTCGGACTGTTCGAACCGATCGGGCACGTAGACTTCTATCCGAACGGTGGCTTCAATCAACCTGGCTGCGATCAGACGTTCTGGAAGCAGAAGAATCGTTTCGTCTCCACCATGTTTCAGTTCTTCAGCTGCAGCCATTCGCGAGCGTACACGTATTTCTCGGAAAGTATTATAAACCCGCTAAAGGTGGTGTCCTGCGCGTCGTACGATAGCTACAATGCGGGCGAATGCTTtgactgtggtgcagacagtACATACTGTCTCGATTTCGGTATGAACAGTATTGCCGGTTACCGGGAGCTAGTGGCGCAGGGCAAAATAAACCCGCAGAGTAATCAACCGATCCAACTGTACTTTCAAACGGATTCACACGCACCATTTCTGAAGCCAAATGTGAAGATTACCATTAAGATTTCCAACACGAAGGAAAGCGTTGAGCATGGGCCTGAAATTGGGAAGATCTTTTTGTACATTGATGGAGGTGATAGTAGCGAACCGAAGCGGATCTACTTCAATGAGGCTCCGATGTAAGTTTGAAGATGTATAAAGTGTAAAAACACCTAGCTAATGCGTTCTTTCTATTCTGACAGCTTGTTCGAACCTGGATATAACTACTCCAGCGTTATTGCGGTTCACAGCAGCAGTAAACCAATATCCGTCAAATTGGGTTGGGAGTATGTGACGAATCTGTTTAATCCACTCACCTGGCGCTTGTTGGCCGCACCCCGTGTATACATCGAGCATGTGGATGTACAGTTCTTAACCCACCACCTGACGCAGAGACTCTGCCAGACGACGAATGTCCCCGTCACCACCAACGAAGTGAGCGTATTAACCGAGACGaaatgcaaacacaaacaGCACTGAACCAGGATACTGGACTGGATACAAACCCGTAGCTGCGGCAGCATCGATTATGTTTAACCTAATTTAAATCTCACAACTCAACGTCCATTTACGATTATCGCGCAAACAGGCACAAGCTGGTTCGCGCCTCTTATCAATGCAATGTATTGTAATTAACGAAAGCACACACAAattgtaatgtaaaaaaacgtatataaatatatcaaGTATAGAAAGTACTAAACTTCAATCCTAGCGAAGTCCGGTCATGTTTTGTGTAGCCGTTACCCGTGGTTCGACGCGGTTTCAAGGTAATCTTTGTGTGTTGCGCACTTTGATAAGCGCACCCAACACACGAGCCGGGCAAATGTCAAAATCCGGCATCTGCCCTGGTTTGTCGCATCCGTACGCAGGGGTGCGAAGGGCACCCGAGCCTGTTTTGCTGTAATTCTAGCCCGGCTTATCCGTTAGGTCCGTGTTTACGAATCAGCCTTCTCGTTTGAACTTTGTGTCTTGCAAAGAATGCCGTACCGTAGTTATCAGTGACGTGCATTGGGTTGTAGCCGGGTTGCGTACATTCACGAGAACGCTCACCGCATGAAAGCCTACCGGCACCGGGATGCTTCAGTGCAGATGTTCTTGGATTTGCGTGAAACGTGTGGAATGCGCGTGAGAGCATGTCGTCAGCATCGCACTGCGGTACGTCTACGGCGATGTGTGAGCCACTAGGGACATGTATTGATTAACAGCTGGTATTAATTGGGTTATATGTTTACAACGTTTATTGTCTACTATCGCGATAGCGGAATTTAAATTCTAGCAATGTTCAGTTAGTTTCAAATCTCTATTGAAGATTTAATATCCGCACAAAAAAGTGAGAAGTGAAGATCCTCCTGAACTCTTTCAAGCTGTAGAATAGATTGTGAGCAAATAGTAGATTCAAAAGAGGTCCTGTTACTAGATTCTACCAAGGGAAAGATTCTTGAAGTTTAATGTATTTAAGTCGTGTCTAGACATTGTTGACTTGGATTCctaagaaatagaaaataaatacacaccaGCACTAGTATCACCAATTTGGCAATGAAAATTAAACGCTAGTGGAGGTACTCAAGAGATCCGAAATTCTTCCTGAGGTATTTTCttatgttgcttttctttttgggcGATCCTGGGGCCGGATTCGTATCTTCGAAGTTAGAGTTAATACATAAAGAGTTGTGGAGGAAAACACATCTTTTCTTGCTCCAGAATGTCAACTCAAACCATTCGACCAAAAATcctttggaaaattgaatatAGTGAAGCATTCTATAGGGCCTAGGAGGTTCAAACCTCAAGAAGAACAAGAAGTTGTCCAACAACTTTATCAGCAAAGAGTAGAAGTTGGGTCCAGCTCTCAGCACAATTCTCGATTAAATTGGAACCCAGGAAGTTCCCAGCGGCGCTCTGTGGACTTGCTGTTGATATTTTTAGAAGTACTGCTAAATGCTTGACGCAGAACAGGTTGCAAGGTTGTTTCCAGAATAGACTGAtagttggtggtggtggtgatggtaaaaaaaacatcatttcaaAATCGATAAGAAAGTTCACGGGATGTGGTCAAACTTGAAAGATGTGGTGCCGTGTTGTGTGCATGTACTTGACACCATTGTTGACATCAAGCTACATGATTATATGCATTTATAACacgcttgttttgttttatagccAGGCAAAATAGTCACGCTTACCATTAGCGATCGAAAAGAACTAGTGCGAAGAAATTTCCTGTTGCAGTACGTTGTTGAGGATTTGCATACAGTTTCATGAGTGTTTACGTGTGCATGCAAGCAAGTTCGTTTTCAATCCCGTCttgtctctctctcacactctATCTCTGTTTCCAGGACTCGAGCTCCACCGTCGTTTGTTCGCTGAATCAATCCTTATCAGTAATTCTTTGTCTCCGAGACGTTCAACTGATGCGGAATCGTCCATATGTTTTACCAGCGTGAATCTCTCAGATTTAATTTCTTCGGAATCGGAACAGCTCAATaggagggttttgtttttttttgctgagacTAAACTTATTGTGGAGGCAATGTACATTTGCCGGTGTGGCAACCGCCCTTCGCCTTTAGTCGGGCGGAAGCCATTCATGAGCACGGTATACTAGCATCGTACAATTGGTGTGTGGAGTGTTCGAAAAATTTTATACTAAACAGCGATCAACCAAAGCAAGAAGAGACGGGTTATTGTTCTTCAACCCCGATGACAGTGTGTTGAAGCACTATACAGCACAATCAACCATGGAGCTGAGTAATACTACCGGGATTCTGCTGCAAACGATACTGTTTATGGCGAACCATGAGTATAACAACTCGCTGATAAACCTGATCCACAATAAAACGCTTAGCGCGGATAGTAATTTGACAACCGGTAGGTGTTGGCACAAGTGAGATCTTCTACTACTTTGAAGGTGTTTATATAATGTGAATTAATCCTTATCTTTGCCTTGGTAAAAAAGGTGAATTCTCGCTGGCTGAGGATGTGCGCTGTTACGGTGTGTATGGTTGCTTCCCGATCACCTATCCATGGATCGACGAGAAGCGTCCGGTCGCTTACCATCCACAGTCACCTTCAACGGTTGACGTACGATATCCTGTGTTTGTCAAGTCGAACACCGATCATCCGAAGTTTATTGATATCAACAATCCGGCAAGTGTGCGTCATCTCGGCATCAATCCAAAGGGACGCATCTACTTCATTACCCACGGCTATATTGAAGCCGGTGATCGACCCTGGGTAGGTATCTGTATGTTGGAAGGTTTCTTGAAGAATCGTGTAAAGAAAGCATAAGAAACTCTGATCCTGTTTTTTCTGTCCTTCAGATTCAGCAGATGGTGAATGCACTGATCGATAATGATCCGGACCATACGGCAAGCTGCGTTGTGATCGATTGGCGGAAGGCATCGAATCCTCCTTATACGCAAACCTGCGCCAACATTCGGCTGATCGGTGCAATAACTGCACATGTGATCTACTTGCTTTATGTAGGCTTTAGGCTGTAGGCTTCACTAGTTTTTTTCCAACTTTACAGCGAGCTTCAAATGTGCGCTTTGTTTCCACTGTTTGTTCCACAGGAGGAGCTAAACTTGAAGAACTTGGACAAGGTGCATCTGCTAGGACATTCGCTTGGTTCCCATTTGTGCGGTTACGCCGGGTACCATCTGCAGAAGGATTTCGGTCTAAAGCTGGGCCGTATTACCGGGCTTGATCCGGCCGAACCACTGTTCTCCGATACGGATCCGCTAGTGCGGCTGGACCGTAGCGATGCAAAGTTTGTGGACATTATCCATTCCGATGGTTCCGAGTGGGTTAGCAAGGGAGGTCTCGGGATGTATCAACCGATCGGGCACGTAGACTTCTATCCGAACGGTGGCTACAATCAGCCGGGATGTAGCGATCCGATGAACAAGTTCATCCGCAAGCATGATGAGTCCTTTTTCTGGGGCTTCCAGGAATTCTTCGGCTGTAACCATCTGCGGTGTCATCAGTTTCTCACGGACAGCATACTCCACAGCTGTCCGTTCATTGGTATCGGGTGTGAATCGTACGCACAGTTTCTGCGGGGGGAATGTTTCGAGTGCGATCGGGACGGTCACTACTGCGTGGAATTTGGTCTGAAGGCACAGGAAAGCTACAACAGGCTGATTGAGAATGGTATCATCACGAATCCGAATGCGCCGCTGAGCGTTTACATGATCACCGGTGCAGATCCTCCATATTGCCGTGAGTATATAGCTTTCTTTGGAGGAAGAACATCGTAACATTCGCTTCTCACGTAGGGTCTCACTTCCGCCTTACGATGAGTGTTTCCGACGAGGAGGAAAGCCTTATACACGGTGGCGAAATAGGCAAGATGTCGATCGAGCTACACGGTGAGGGTGGCGTACGGTCCGGCAAGATGGACTTCTCCAAGGATCCGGTATACTTCGAGCCGGGCGGTAATTATTCGGCCATCCTTGCCGGGACGCACGTTGGCAAACCGCTCAAGGTGTTGCTCACCTGGGAATATCGCACCAATCCGTTAAATCCACTAACGTGGCGTTTGCTGGTAGTGCCGCGCGTCTACGTACAGCGTATCCGTGTACAGCTGATGGAAATGCGCTCCAGCATAGAGGTATGTCCGCTCAACAGTGCACCGGTGCGTGCTGATCAGGAGAACGAATTTAAAAGTGAATATTGTACGTAACAAAACTGTTATTTCAAACAAAGCTTAAgtcatttaatttaacaaggcttaagtaatttaatttaagtaaacttttttttattgttttatgttttactaaaataaaaagaaaggtctttaaatcttcaaaaaaacatccattaataataaaaaaagtaattaaaatgaatcaaGCGCGTATAAGGGAAACATATCCTTAAAGCTTCagttaaaaagaaatagaaacatttaaatgaaaagctatggtaaaattaaaatgaaagaaaagaagcttaATAAGCGAGAAAATAgctttaataaaaatgaagcttGCAATGAAGCTTTCGTTTCTTGGAACAAAAAGCTTTGCACTATGGGAATGAGAGtggtcaaaaataaaatcagtcgtttaatttttttccaagatTTTTCCAACTATGCACCATTTATTGTAATGATAAATATAGTATAAAgtgtaatagaaaaaaaaccaattaatTATTGTAAGATGttctttgtaaataaaaaaataaattactttctGTATAACTGAGTGATTGACTGTATAGCtactattttaatattttagttACCATTAAACTTTGTTATAAATTTGATCCGTTttgaaaaactaaaataaaaccattcatTTGATTCTACCGGCATGTTAGTTTGGCATGTTAGTTATATTATCAATTACACTTGTGCTAACATACAATCCGTCAGTGCTACACCACGAAAGAATGTAGAGAGGGGTTATTTagactttatttgttttgctctggTCATAACATCATTTGCTTTTACGTTTAGGAATCATTCACAATGAAGCATGATTCGTTATTTCGCTGTAGCGTACCGTTTCGCATCTTCCCATTTTCGATTGCTATAGCGTATGTccccagttttttttatgtttgtatgcAGGTgagagtgtgtatgtgtgtgtactgTGACTGCGATGGATTAAGGGGATGAATGCCAATGGTGGTATGACTTTAATGAAATGTATTTACTAGACATCAGATTCGCTTGTG is part of the Anopheles funestus chromosome X, idAnoFuneDA-416_04, whole genome shotgun sequence genome and encodes:
- the LOC125766706 gene encoding pancreatic triacylglycerol lipase-like encodes the protein MSLTTPNLMFHTMFLIGNFTNYNGEGCFGMFGCYPINSPWTSARRPIALFPQSPEELGVRFVFFNSQNRGIPQHLNQYSHYLDMPEIINEANINPTKTVYFISHGFLEKGATKWIETMMNRLLDRDPESTVIVIDWGLGSNPPYNQAVANIRLVGNIAAHFIKMMKEQLNMDNLDNVHMIGHSLGAHLSGYTGSTLRNDLEQGLIGRITGLDPAELAFTETDVLVRLDPSDAQFVDIVHSDATPFVPKIGLGLFEPIGHVDFYPNGGFNQPGCDQTFWKQKNRFVSTMFQFFSCSHSRAYTYFSESIINPLKVVSCASYDSYNAGECFDCGADSTYCLDFGMNSIAGYRELVAQGKINPQSNQPIQLYFQTDSHAPFLKPNVKITIKISNTKESVEHGPEIGKIFLYIDGGDSSEPKRIYFNEAPILFEPGYNYSSVIAVHSSSKPISVKLGWEYVTNLFNPLTWRLLAAPRVYIEHVDVQFLTHHLTQRLCQTTNVPVTTNEVSVLTETKCKHKQH
- the LOC125766665 gene encoding pancreatic triacylglycerol lipase-like; its protein translation is MELSNTTGILLQTILFMANHEYNNSLINLIHNKTLSADSNLTTGEFSLAEDVRCYGVYGCFPITYPWIDEKRPVAYHPQSPSTVDVRYPVFVKSNTDHPKFIDINNPASVRHLGINPKGRIYFITHGYIEAGDRPWIQQMVNALIDNDPDHTASCVVIDWRKASNPPYTQTCANIRLIGAITAHVIYLLYEELNLKNLDKVHLLGHSLGSHLCGYAGYHLQKDFGLKLGRITGLDPAEPLFSDTDPLVRLDRSDAKFVDIIHSDGSEWVSKGGLGMYQPIGHVDFYPNGGYNQPGCSDPMNKFIRKHDESFFWGFQEFFGCNHLRCHQFLTDSILHSCPFIGIGCESYAQFLRGECFECDRDGHYCVEFGLKAQESYNRLIENGIITNPNAPLSVYMITGADPPYCRSHFRLTMSVSDEEESLIHGGEIGKMSIELHGEGGVRSGKMDFSKDPVYFEPGGNYSAILAGTHVGKPLKVLLTWEYRTNPLNPLTWRLLVVPRVYVQRIRVQLMEMRSSIEVCPLNSAPVRADQENEFKSEYCT